The window GAACCAGGGCTGCTTTCCATTTGAATTTTCAAGACAAATGGCAGCTATTTCTGTTGCCATAGAGACCACTGTTTCTGCCAACTCTTCTGCAAAATCTGTTATACAGTATTTCCCTCTTGAATTTTTCACCTGTAACACAGACTGAGAAGGAAGTAAGACATGGTTTCCTAACAAAGACAAGCTAACTTGGACTTCATCACTTAGCACAGCATCACACTTATGTTTAGCCTGGTTTTCTGCATTCACAGCAACACTGGGAGACAGTTGTTCTTGAACACCATGCCTGCATTCATTGTTTACAAAGGTACTTTCTCTATCTGAGAATGATCTGCAGTCTCTCTTCTTCTGATTGTTACTCTGATTTGGTGATTTGTAACAGTCTCGTGTAGTTCTTTTCAGGTATCTTTTCTTGGGAGATGTTTTTGCAACAAGTGCATTATGCCCAGTGGCTCTACTTGTTAGCTCTGAGTTCACTGTGGCACTTTCATTGCTATTTACATCTCTTGTGTTAATTTTCTTACTGCTGATAccattttcaagatttttgcTAGCACTGTAGGATGTACCAAATGGTTTAACAGCAGAATGATCAAGAGGTCTGTGTGATGTTTCACATGCTGTTGCCTGTGTTGGCCATCCTTCTGCTCTTGTTATGTTCTTGCCTTTTGGGCCttcagaaaagagaggagaacaCTCTTCAACTTGTCTTATgtcattcattttcttgcaaGTGAAATATATCACGTTAAAAAGCAAATCATTTGCAGTCTCCATGAAAACGTCTTGTGTACTTGAGCTGTTTTCTGAACGAGGCTGtagctctctctttttcctgacCTCTTCAATAGAATGTCGTAGAATAATATTGGATAAATTTTGTGCCAGTTCATCTCTGATTACTTCATCAGAGTGTGGAATCCGtggctttgttgctgtttcaaTAATTCTTCTATTTATGGATTCCATGAAATGCCCTACATTTTTGTACGTATTGGGTTTTGTCAAAATTGTTGATGCCTCTTTGAGAAGGGCCTCTGCAATGCTATCATTCAGCTTCTCCATGCTGCTTCCTATAGCTATGCTACAATGAAGAGTAATGGCTGCAGAAGTTtgagctgcagacagcagcccACTCGAAGTTGCAGGATagttctcttcctttgtttcccCCAGACCACAGACTGCTACAGCACTTGCTACTTGAGTCATGCCACACAGCGCAGATGGAAATGAATATTCTGTGCTAGTACAGTCTTCAAGTAGCTGTGAAGATTCTGTCTGTAGCTCTTCATTATCAACTGTTTCACTTTTAGAGTCTGTGGCTTCTTGATCccttctgaatttttctgcaGCCTGGGGACTTGAAATTGTTCCAATGACAGTTGCTGCACAAGCCAGAGCCATCTCCAGTGCACTCTGGGTGTGCCCATTTGAATGCTCTTCTAAGTAATCTGAAACTTCAGAATTTTCTGATTCAGTCCAGTGGCACAGGTTTGGGAAGGAAGACCCTGGCCAGTCTGGCACATTCTCACTGCTGTCTGGACTTTGCACTATGACTATCTTTGGAAGCTCATTCCATGATCGAGAAGCAGACGCATCTTTTGATTTGCAGGAGCTTCCTACAGAGATGCTGACTGCAGCCTCCTCACTGAAAGTGGGTTGAGACTGTGATAGTCTAATGAATGCATCTTGCAGAACAGATTCTGCTAAATTTGTAGCATACTGACCTGTAGCTGCTTGCTCGTTTTGCAAGGGAGGGTCACTTATCCTAACACCCGCACAATCGTCTACGTCTGACTCGCTGTTAGGTTTTGCTGTAGGGTCATAAAGAGGCCCCAGTTCCTCTTTAGCCATTTTAGTTAAAGACACATCTTCTAACACATTCACTGAGCAGGAATTTTCAACATTGTTAGTCAAATCCTCAGTACTGAGGGACGACGGAGCTCTTCCCACTAATTCCTTTTGACATAGGATTTCCTGGTCTGGCTTATCTTCAGGTTGTGAGATGCCATCTTCAGCCACAACATTCACAGCTTCAGAGACTTTACTCTCTGTATTATCTTTACTAACGCAATTCCCTTCAAGAATTAATGGCAACCTGGATTTTCTGTAGTGGAGACtttcaaatccttttcctttattttttttgacatCAGAAGATGCTTCTGAAGCACTTATTTTTTCATGggctactgaaagaaaaataaggtgTTAGTCTTTGCAGAGTTCCCTgtctctttaaaacaaaaatagctacATAACTGTCTaatgcatttctgctctgtaaaATTGCTAAACAAACAAGTATCCTTCTGTCTGAACTACAATTTAAAAGTACAAATGGCTATCCTTTTTCTaaattacatataaatatatgcataaatTAACATCAAATGCAATTTCTGTAACAATTGCCATGGCTGTTCTGCCATACGAACAATAGCAGAATTATGCTCAGTCTCGTTGCTTTTACCAGTTTTGTATTCATCAGCCTCGTTTTCCTCCTCGAGATGCTCAGATGCTGTGAGGAAATCTTCTTCTATTGAGGACACTGAGCAGTTTGTGTCGTCCTCGGGCTTTGAGACATGAGCTTCTATCTGCAGCTGTCTCTCCTGAACAAGCTCAAGTCCAATCAGAAACTTGTTTATTTCAAAGATGATGCAGCTTGCACTGTTCTTCCTGTCTCCCCGTGCACACTGAACCAAGCAGACATCTGCTTGCCAAGGACACTAGAGGGGAAAAGAATCTCAAAGagttatttaattaaaaaatagaacttATTTTAAGCTTTCCTCTAGAAAAATCTCAGGAATGTTCTGTTACGAAGATGCAATACAATTTATCATTTAGATGTTTGTAACACAGTGTGCAGTTACATACATGCCAAAATAAGACCGTTTGGATTGACATCTTCTGTTACACAAGTGTTTTAGTACAGAACCCAGCTGTATCACAGGAGTGTCCTTATTTTGTTGAAATTACCAAGTCTGTTTTCAATCAACTTCTTATCTTAATGACAGTCTTGCTTTTAGCTATGTCAGAGTTGGCGACCTGACATACCGTTATTACAGCCCTCATACCACCTGCTATTATTACCTCTTTCTGGAGGGAATTGTTTGTGGACATGAATTGATCTTGGGATAATTTCTGCTGCAACACTTGATCTTGAGGCAGCCCTGTACATACTGGCTGGTGAGATAAGGAGCAGGTCACCTTTAGGTGTCCTTaggaactatttaaaaataatcatttattttcttctccctcttacGCTTTATTTGCTCCCAACCCTGTTACTTCAGACAAGCATAACCTCCAGCTGAAAGTATGCACTGTGTTGAACCTTTacataaaaaatatctttgccAGAGAAGCTATACAATTAAGTAGAAAGGTGGGaagaaactgagggaaaagaattCTTTATCCTTGTTTTATGAATATTAGAACTGTTGGGTGTTTATATGACCACAGAGCTAAGTTGTTAATATCTCTGCATGACACTATGTTTGTGGTATGGGATGCATTGTGGAGCAAAACCAAGTTTTTGTTGGTTGTGATCTCATGCCTTAACTCAAGACCCTAAGGAAGATCCAGCCTGAGTGGAACCAACTCTGGGTTGAGGCATTACATTTTGAGCTGTATTAGATATCCTGGGCTCCCTGTACATTTACGATGTACCTAGCATTGGGAACCCCATCCAACATCCTTTGCTGATGGGCGTGAATGCAAGGCAAATACCTATTAACAATGGAATAGGATGACTGTTATGTCAGAACAGGCCAATGAAACATGCTATTCTTACTTTACAACTCAAAACTAGATGCGTTAGTCTGttgaaagtaaaatacaatatatatatatatattttattttaattagctgCTGAGGAGTTGCTAGTGAATCAAACCTGAGCGTACACCATGTTGTGAGAAATGTCTCTAATAACAGATGCAGTCTTAGAGCAAATGTTCCCATGCTTTTTCCTCAGTCCATGGTTTTCAGGGTTGTACTTGTTAAAAGGGCCAGCAGATGCCCTATGAAAATGATGCAAGTCTCTTTACAAACGAAATTCTCTGGAAAGCTGAGCAAATAACATTTGTTGATCTAGCCAATAAATATCACCCTACCTCAAATACAAAAGCTCTACtcattttaaagacaaactTAGGTTCgtcctaatttttttttttctgcagataaaaTTGCATATACCTATTTATTTCAACTTTGAGACAATGTTATACTCCAGGACATCTCTACAGTTTTAATAAAGTTGTTCCCAATTCATGCTTAGACAAATGAGATCAGAACCCAACCTAAATTATCAAAGTactgttcattctttttcttcatgcagacatgaacataaaaaaaaaaaaaaagcatgttaaaaatggaaaagagttGGAAAGCTTATTATAATAAGGAGTTAAGCCTTTGGAACTTGTGTGTTGAATGCCCTTAAGCAAATGCTATCATTTCTTCATGGTGCCAGTAGGAGGAATTTTTGGCCTGTGATCTCAGATATGGAGTGTTTCCTTGGCAATAACAAGAGTGAAGGAGTTAGCATGAGAACTTTGCTTTCATCTCCTTTAAATGTTAAGttttaattaatacattaatatatatatttttttacattgacAGAAGCTAAATGAGCTTTATACAGTTAATGTGTCTTGATATTTTCCACTGTAATAGTCAGGCTTACGGTAGCCTCCAGGATCCTAAAGTCCTATTGTCAGCTCTTTTCTGAAGTGGAAGTGTGGGACAAGATGGATTGGGAACAAAAGTGGGAAGCAGCAAGGCTTCACTGGAACAGGAGGCTGTAGGAGCTGTGCCCTGATGCAGCAATGTGTACAGAAAAAGTATTgcatctttcttccttccctgacGTATCAGTTGTTAATATGTCTTGCAGCATTATCAGCTGCAGCCCAGACATCCACAGATCTAGAGGGAATAGAGGGAtctctttttatctttgttctcttctttcagaCGCTTAAATTTTGTagtcagatttattttttgtttacaaaCTCCCACTTGGTTTTTAAACGAGTATACAGTCCATGCTTAcagcttccttttttccagtttccaaaTTCCTTCCTCCACAGCTGTGATATGCTCCTAAAGTATAATTTGATTCCTACCTGGGGAACTTCATAATCAGCCTGAAGATTTCCTGATGTTAATCCACTCAGTAGgactatttcattttcctttggtgGTTGTACAGTCATAGAACTGATGAGTTTAGGGAGATTT of the Numida meleagris isolate 19003 breed g44 Domestic line chromosome 4, NumMel1.0, whole genome shotgun sequence genome contains:
- the SPHKAP gene encoding A-kinase anchor protein SPHKAP isoform X5, with product MFRPATRRHPALRSNFESPLMQEVPEHQGNSTDSSGSSLGSSVAACKKILCSNSLLESTDYWLQNQRTPCQIGFLEDKSESNCASVCFVNLDANRDDCSNEQVKQKLISVSPNLPKLISSMTVQPPKENEIVLLSGLTSGNLQADYEVPQCPWQADVCLVQCARGDRKNSASCIIFEINKFLIGLELVQERQLQIEAHVSKPEDDTNCSVSSIEEDFLTASEHLEEENEADEYKTVAHEKISASEASSDVKKNKGKGFESLHYRKSRLPLILEGNCVSKDNTESKVSEAVNVVAEDGISQPEDKPDQEILCQKELVGRAPSSLSTEDLTNNVENSCSVNVLEDVSLTKMAKEELGPLYDPTAKPNSESDVDDCAGVRISDPPLQNEQAATGQYATNLAESVLQDAFIRLSQSQPTFSEEAAVSISVGSSCKSKDASASRSWNELPKIVIVQSPDSSENVPDWPGSSFPNLCHWTESENSEVSDYLEEHSNGHTQSALEMALACAATVIGTISSPQAAEKFRRDQEATDSKSETVDNEELQTESSQLLEDCTSTEYSFPSALCGMTQVASAVAVCGLGETKEENYPATSSGLLSAAQTSAAITLHCSIAIGSSMEKLNDSIAEALLKEASTILTKPNTYKNVGHFMESINRRIIETATKPRIPHSDEVIRDELAQNLSNIILRHSIEEVRKKRELQPRSENSSSTQDVFMETANDLLFNVIYFTCKKMNDIRQVEECSPLFSEGPKGKNITRAEGWPTQATACETSHRPLDHSAVKPFGTSYSASKNLENGISSKKINTRDVNSNESATVNSELTSRATGHNALVAKTSPKKRYLKRTTRDCYKSPNQSNNQKKRDCRSFSDRESTFVNNECRHGVQEQLSPSVAVNAENQAKHKCDAVLSDEVQVSLSLLGNHVLLPSQSVLQVKNSRGKYCITDFAEELAETVVSMATEIAAICLENSNGKQPWFCAWKRGNEYLVTQSISCRTMKRKKENHANGSVVRKHRAPRLSEIKRKTDEHPELKERLMNRVVDESINLEDTPDSVNIFANEVAAKIMNLTELSMVDSIWQGPNHPRNRLHCERWSRAKASSCESIPEEDTDSRATVNTLGLMNAFGQPVSQTSSVSKQSSCESITDEFSRFMVNQMENEGRGFDLLLDYYAGKNANSILTSALQQVAKKNGHLNVRPSCPSKQSSTESITEEFYRYMLKEIEKENKDNASSPRNSKDWCGSLLPPSLRSPFCFRQSSVPDGRSSGSRLTVNIPVKANSLDGFAQHQQDSLSVQPVSTVASSGLCKSDSCLYQRCKTDQITDMLIHETWASSIESLMRKNKIITDEAEVAEVDQFHSDSPPHVQQYANRLAANIVESGKNFVAVQQDAFDSTSQEYMLESKHPQNATQIQVESKRDKIHLDEQKEYMKNPDCLPAGQHREVPLIQIETDQRDESDKDSESLTLRDLSGKEHQGKEKPPEAYAGKHMVSSTLLNSKSTQSKPDADITGETKAAEEFPTHLSSSEESTGSWSQLANDEDNPDDTSSYLQLSERSLSNGNSSTTSSLGIMDLEIYQENVPPSPLINDLVEEKVFLKEQTDNTEESTSGLSVGTANCQKELLVINFDLEPECPNAELRATLQWIAASELGIPTIYFKKSQENRIEKFLDVVQLVQRKSWKVGDIFHAVVQYCKLSEEGKETTPSLFDWLLELG
- the SPHKAP gene encoding A-kinase anchor protein SPHKAP isoform X8, translating into MTVQPPKENEIVLLSGLTSGNLQADYEVPQCPWQADVCLVQCARGDRKNSASCIIFEINKFLIGLELVQERQLQIEAHVSKPEDDTNCSVSSIEEDFLTASEHLEEENEADEYKTVAHEKISASEASSDVKKNKGKGFESLHYRKSRLPLILEGNCVSKDNTESKVSEAVNVVAEDGISQPEDKPDQEILCQKELVGRAPSSLSTEDLTNNVENSCSVNVLEDVSLTKMAKEELGPLYDPTAKPNSESDVDDCAGVRISDPPLQNEQAATGQYATNLAESVLQDAFIRLSQSQPTFSEEAAVSISVGSSCKSKDASASRSWNELPKIVIVQSPDSSENVPDWPGSSFPNLCHWTESENSEVSDYLEEHSNGHTQSALEMALACAATVIGTISSPQAAEKFRRDQEATDSKSETVDNEELQTESSQLLEDCTSTEYSFPSALCGMTQVASAVAVCGLGETKEENYPATSSGLLSAAQTSAAITLHCSIAIGSSMEKLNDSIAEALLKEASTILTKPNTYKNVGHFMESINRRIIETATKPRIPHSDEVIRDELAQNLSNIILRHSIEEVRKKRELQPRSENSSSTQDVFMETANDLLFNVIYFTCKKMNDIRQVEECSPLFSEGPKGKNITRAEGWPTQATACETSHRPLDHSAVKPFGTSYSASKNLENGISSKKINTRDVNSNESATVNSELTSRATGHNALVAKTSPKKRYLKRTTRDCYKSPNQSNNQKKRDCRSFSDRESTFVNNECRHGVQEQLSPSVAVNAENQAKHKCDAVLSDEVQVSLSLLGNHVLLPSQSVLQVKNSRGKYCITDFAEELAETVVSMATEIAAICLENSNGKQPWFCAWKRGNEYLVTQSISCRTMKRKKENHANGSVVRKHRAPRLSEIKRKTDEHPELKERLMNRVVDESINLEDTPDSVNIFANEVAAKIMNLTELSMVDSIWQGPNHPRNRLHCERWSRAKASSCESIPEEDTDSRATVNTLGLMNAFGQPVSQTSSVSKQSSCESITDEFSRFMVNQMENEGRGFDLLLDYYAGKNANSILTSALQQVAKKNGHLNVRPSCPSKQSSTESITEEFYRYMLKEIEKENKDNASSPRNSKDWCGSLLPPSLRSPFCFRQSSVPDGRSSGSRLTVNIPVKANSLDGFAQHQQDSLSVQPVSTVASSGLCKSDSCLYQRCKTDQITDMLIHETWASSIESLMRKNKIITDEAEVAEVDQFHSDSPPHVQQYANRLAANIVESGKNFVAVQQDAFDSTSQEYMLESKHPQNATQIQVESKRDKIHLDEQKEYMKNPDCLPAGQHREVPLIQIETDQRDESDKDSESLTLRDLSGKEHQGKEKPPEAYAGKHMVSSTLLNSKSTQSKPDADITGETKAAEEFPTHLSSSEESTGSWSQLANDEDNPDDTSSYLQLSERSLSNGNSSTTSSLGIMDLEIYQENVPPSPLINDLVEEKVFLKEQTDNTEGKLNHFNYNIKFEVKTNNCTITFEIIFPESTSGLSVGTANCQKELLVINFDLEPECPNAELRATLQWIAASELGIPTIYFKKSQENRIEKFLDVVQLVQRKSWKVGDIFHAVVQYCKLSEEGKETTPSLFDWLLELG
- the SPHKAP gene encoding A-kinase anchor protein SPHKAP isoform X9, whose translation is MFRPATRRHPALRSNFESPLMQEVPEHQGNSTDSSGSSLGSSVAACKKILCSNSLLESTDYWLQNQRTPCQIGFLEDKSESNCASVCFVNLDANRDDCSNEQVKQKLISVSPNLPKLISSMTVQPPKENEIVLLSGLTSGNLQADYEVPQCPWQADVCLVQCARGDRKNSASCIIFEINKFLIGLELVQERQLQIEAHVSKPEDDTNCSVSSIEEDFLTASEHLEEENEADEYKTVAHEKISASEASSDVKKNKGKGFESLHYRKSRLPLILEGNCVSKDNTESKVSEAVNVVAEDGISQPEDKPDQEILCQKELVGRAPSSLSTEDLTNNVENSCSVNVLEDVSLTKMAKEELGPLYDPTAKPNSESDVDDCAGVRISDPPLQNEQAATGQYATNLAESVLQDAFIRLSQSQPTFSEEAAVSISVGSSCKSKDASASRSWNELPKIVIVQSPDSSENVPDWPGSSFPNLCHWTESENSEVSDYLEEHSNGHTQSALEMALACAATVIGTISSPQAAEKFRRDQEATDSKSETVDNEELQTESSQLLEDCTSTEYSFPSALCGMTQVASAVAVCGLGETKEENYPATSSGLLSAAQTSAAITLHCSIAIGSSMEKLNDSIAEALLKEASTILTKPNTYKNVGHFMESINRRIIETATKPRIPHSDEVIRDELAQNLSNIILRHSIEEVRKKRELQPRSENSSSTQDVFMETANDLLFNVIYFTCKKMNDIRQVEECSPLFSEGPKGKNITRAEGWPTQATACETSHRPLDHSAVKPFGTSYSASKNLENGISSKKINTRDVNSNESATVNSELTSRATGHNALVAKTSPKKRYLKRTTRDCYKSPNQSNNQKKRDCRSFSDRESTFVNNECRHGVQEQLSPSVAVNAENQAKHKCDAVLSDEVQVSLSLLGNHVLLPSQSVLQVKNSRGKYCITDFAEELAETVVSMATEIAAICLENSNGKQPWFCAWKRGNEYLVTQSISCRTMKRKKENHANGSVVRKHRAPRLSEIKRKTDEHPELKERLMNRVVDESINLEDTPDSVNIFANEVAAKIMNLTELSMVDSIWQGPNHPRNRLHCERWSRAKASSCESIPEEDTDSRATVNTLGLMNAFGQPVSQTSSVSKQSSCESITDEFSRFMVNQMENEGRGFDLLLDYYAGKNANSILTSALQQVAKKNGHLNVRPSCPSKQSSTESITEEFYRYMLKEIEKENKDNASSPRNSKDWCGSLLPPSLRSPFCFRQSSVPDGRSSGSRLTVNIPVKANSLDGFAQHQQDSLSVQPVSTVASSGLCKSDSCLYQRCKTDQITDMLIHETWASSIESLMRKNKIITDEAEVAEVDQFHSDSPPHVQQYANRLAANIVESGKNFVAVQQDAFDSTSQEYMLESKHPQNATQIQVESKRDKIHLDEQKEYMKNPDCLPAGQHREVPLIQIETDQRDESDKDSESLTLRDLSGKEHQGKEKPPEAYAGKHMVSSTLLNSKSTQSKPDADITGETKAAEEFPTHLSSSEESTGSWSQLANDEDNPDDTSSYLQLSERSLSNGNSSTTSSLGIMDLEIYQENVPPSPLINF
- the SPHKAP gene encoding A-kinase anchor protein SPHKAP isoform X10; this encodes MFRPATRRHPALRSNFESPLMQEVPEHQGNSTDSSGSSLGSSVAACKKILCSNSLLESTDYWLQNQRTPCQIGFLEDKSESNCASVCFVNLDANRDDCSNEQVKQKLISVSPNLPKLISSMTVQPPKENEIVLLSGLTSGNLQADYEVPQCPWQADVCLVQCARGDRKNSASCIIFEINKFLIGLELVQERQLQIEAHVSKPEDDTNCSVSSIEEDFLTASEHLEEENEADEYKTAHEKISASEASSDVKKNKGKGFESLHYRKSRLPLILEGNCVSKDNTESKVSEAVNVVAEDGISQPEDKPDQEILCQKELVGRAPSSLSTEDLTNNVENSCSVNVLEDVSLTKMAKEELGPLYDPTAKPNSESDVDDCAGVRISDPPLQNEQAATGQYATNLAESVLQDAFIRLSQSQPTFSEEAAVSISVGSSCKSKDASASRSWNELPKIVIVQSPDSSENVPDWPGSSFPNLCHWTESENSEVSDYLEEHSNGHTQSALEMALACAATVIGTISSPQAAEKFRRDQEATDSKSETVDNEELQTESSQLLEDCTSTEYSFPSALCGMTQVASAVAVCGLGETKEENYPATSSGLLSAAQTSAAITLHCSIAIGSSMEKLNDSIAEALLKEASTILTKPNTYKNVGHFMESINRRIIETATKPRIPHSDEVIRDELAQNLSNIILRHSIEEVRKKRELQPRSENSSSTQDVFMETANDLLFNVIYFTCKKMNDIRQVEECSPLFSEGPKGKNITRAEGWPTQATACETSHRPLDHSAVKPFGTSYSASKNLENGISSKKINTRDVNSNESATVNSELTSRATGHNALVAKTSPKKRYLKRTTRDCYKSPNQSNNQKKRDCRSFSDRESTFVNNECRHGVQEQLSPSVAVNAENQAKHKCDAVLSDEVQVSLSLLGNHVLLPSQSVLQVKNSRGKYCITDFAEELAETVVSMATEIAAICLENSNGKQPWFCAWKRGNEYLVTQSISCRTMKRKKENHANGSVVRKHRAPRLSEIKRKTDEHPELKERLMNRVVDESINLEDTPDSVNIFANEVAAKIMNLTELSMVDSIWQGPNHPRNRLHCERWSRAKASSCESIPEEDTDSRATVNTLGLMNAFGQPVSQTSSVSKQSSCESITDEFSRFMVNQMENEGRGFDLLLDYYAGKNANSILTSALQQVAKKNGHLNVRPSCPSKQSSTESITEEFYRYMLKEIEKENKDNASSPRNSKDWCGSLLPPSLRSPFCFRQSSVPDGRSSGSRLTVNIPVKANSLDGFAQHQQDSLSVQPVSTVASSGLCKSDSCLYQRCKTDQITDMLIHETWASSIESLMRKNKIITDEAEVAEVDQFHSDSPPHVQQYANRLAANIVESGKNFVAVQQDAFDSTSQEYMLESKHPQNATQIQVESKRDKIHLDEQKEYMKNPDCLPAGQHREVPLIQIETDQRDESDKDSESLTLRDLSGKEHQGKEKPPEAYAGKHMVSSTLLNSKSTQSKPDADITGETKAAEEFPTHLSSSEESTGSWSQLANDEDNPDDTSSYLQLSERSLSNGNSSTTSSLGIMDLEIYQENVPPSPLINDLVEEKVFLKEQTDNTEESTSGLSVGTANCQKELLVINFDLEPECPNAELRATLQWIAASELGIPTIYFKKSQENRIEKFLDVVQLVQRKSWKVGDIFHAVVQYCKLSEEGKETTPSLFDWLLELG
- the SPHKAP gene encoding A-kinase anchor protein SPHKAP isoform X7, which codes for MYHIEHHCKEVCFVNLDANRDDCSNEQVKQKLISVSPNLPKLISSMTVQPPKENEIVLLSGLTSGNLQADYEVPQCPWQADVCLVQCARGDRKNSASCIIFEINKFLIGLELVQERQLQIEAHVSKPEDDTNCSVSSIEEDFLTASEHLEEENEADEYKTVAHEKISASEASSDVKKNKGKGFESLHYRKSRLPLILEGNCVSKDNTESKVSEAVNVVAEDGISQPEDKPDQEILCQKELVGRAPSSLSTEDLTNNVENSCSVNVLEDVSLTKMAKEELGPLYDPTAKPNSESDVDDCAGVRISDPPLQNEQAATGQYATNLAESVLQDAFIRLSQSQPTFSEEAAVSISVGSSCKSKDASASRSWNELPKIVIVQSPDSSENVPDWPGSSFPNLCHWTESENSEVSDYLEEHSNGHTQSALEMALACAATVIGTISSPQAAEKFRRDQEATDSKSETVDNEELQTESSQLLEDCTSTEYSFPSALCGMTQVASAVAVCGLGETKEENYPATSSGLLSAAQTSAAITLHCSIAIGSSMEKLNDSIAEALLKEASTILTKPNTYKNVGHFMESINRRIIETATKPRIPHSDEVIRDELAQNLSNIILRHSIEEVRKKRELQPRSENSSSTQDVFMETANDLLFNVIYFTCKKMNDIRQVEECSPLFSEGPKGKNITRAEGWPTQATACETSHRPLDHSAVKPFGTSYSASKNLENGISSKKINTRDVNSNESATVNSELTSRATGHNALVAKTSPKKRYLKRTTRDCYKSPNQSNNQKKRDCRSFSDRESTFVNNECRHGVQEQLSPSVAVNAENQAKHKCDAVLSDEVQVSLSLLGNHVLLPSQSVLQVKNSRGKYCITDFAEELAETVVSMATEIAAICLENSNGKQPWFCAWKRGNEYLVTQSISCRTMKRKKENHANGSVVRKHRAPRLSEIKRKTDEHPELKERLMNRVVDESINLEDTPDSVNIFANEVAAKIMNLTELSMVDSIWQGPNHPRNRLHCERWSRAKASSCESIPEEDTDSRATVNTLGLMNAFGQPVSQTSSVSKQSSCESITDEFSRFMVNQMENEGRGFDLLLDYYAGKNANSILTSALQQVAKKNGHLNVRPSCPSKQSSTESITEEFYRYMLKEIEKENKDNASSPRNSKDWCGSLLPPSLRSPFCFRQSSVPDGRSSGSRLTVNIPVKANSLDGFAQHQQDSLSVQPVSTVASSGLCKSDSCLYQRCKTDQITDMLIHETWASSIESLMRKNKIITDEAEVAEVDQFHSDSPPHVQQYANRLAANIVESGKNFVAVQQDAFDSTSQEYMLESKHPQNATQIQVESKRDKIHLDEQKEYMKNPDCLPAGQHREVPLIQIETDQRDESDKDSESLTLRDLSGKEHQGKEKPPEAYAGKHMVSSTLLNSKSTQSKPDADITGETKAAEEFPTHLSSSEESTGSWSQLANDEDNPDDTSSYLQLSERSLSNGNSSTTSSLGIMDLEIYQENVPPSPLINDLVEEKVFLKEQTDNTEGKLNHFNYNIKFEVKTNNCTITFEIIFPESTSGLSVGTANCQKELLVINFDLEPECPNAELRATLQWIAASELGIPTIYFKKSQENRIEKFLDVVQLVQRKSWKVGDIFHAVVQYCKLSEEGKETTPSLFDWLLELG